CTTATAAACAATGCAACTATGATTTTCCAAAGCtcacaggtacacatgtggtaGAGCTGGGCTTTTGATTCAGGAAACTAGTGGGTTCTAAGGCTCTTGTGTATTACATAGGCTCTGTGGCTATTTCATAGCTACCTAAGAGCATTTGACCATAGTTCAAGAAAAGTTCCAATTGTAGGTGCAGGAGGTGAGCTAGAGAAGTGCAGGTTCCTACTGTTGCAGGAGACTCTAAATAATTCCTCTAAGCTGTGTTCTTAGAAGGAAGACTACAAATATGTGTGCTGTATCCCATTATGTCTGCAGCTTCTGGTTCTCCTCTGGGCCTGGGTTCtgccttctgctttctctttaatGTTTTTGTTGTGACTGTTAGCAGTTTTCAGCAGCATAGTGTGGTATGGTAATGGAGGGAAAACTGGAAGAGTTTAagaggcttttgtttttgttcaaatCAAAGACCTAGTTTGTCTGACCAGTTTTATTTCCTATGAATACCTTGCAGTGTGGCTCAGGTTTGTACCTTCCCACCTCTTGAGTGGTGCTCTATGAGCATAGGTTACACACCTGCATCTGAGATGCTGGTCACTTGACAGTTGTAGTTGGCATTTACCAAGAGCCACTGTACTGTTTGTCCATAGCATTGTACCATTTGCAGTCCCATTAATACTGCACCAGGGCTCCTATGTCACAGTCCACTAGtgcttgtgttttgttgttgttggatttttgttgtctttttttaaaatgtatttgtatatgtgtgcatgcacatgccctGTTGTGGctgaggaggtcagagaacaacttttggatattagttctctgcttccaccttgTTTCTGAGGTGTGATCTGTCCAGCTGCTCCAGGCTACTTGTGAATGTctataacagtggttctcaacctgtgggttgtaacCCCCTTGGGggttcaaatgaccctttcacaggggttggatatcagatatcttgcatgtcagatatttgcattacaattcataactgtagaaaaattacagttatgaagtagcaatgaaataattgtatggttgggggtcatcacaacacgagaaactgtattaaatggttgcagcattaggaaggttgagaaccactgttccagCAGTGGTTCTGCCTCTGCCACAAGTCCTTTGCTCAtgtttaaattgggttatttacTATTTTGCTGCTTATTTGTTAAATGTGGTCTCTTACTATAGAAGAATTAGTCCATTAAAAAATATAAgggccaaaataaataaataaataaataagggccTTTGAGGggtggctccatggttaagagtgcttgctactctttcagagtACCCATGTTGGGGGTTCATACCCACCTatgactccaggtccaggggatgaTCCAACATACTCTGCTAGCCTGCTAGCAAGTGCATGCAAATGTACTTaggtaaataataaaatagagcaTGGTGGAGCATctttttaatgccagcactcaggaggtagaggaagatggactctaagttcaaggacagccagggttacacagagaaaccttacctTGGTGGGGGGgacaatttaaaaatactaaaaatgtaaAGTATAGTCAAATTACTGTTTTATCCCCAAGTATAAGGGTGGTCCTTGGGATGTATTTGGGAGGTGGAATCTTGCTTTATAGCCAAGCTAGCCCCAAACTTGCAGTTCTCTtgcttcagctttctgagtgctgggattacaggaaacCGACAGGCCTAGCTAGAACCAGCTATTTgactatttttgttgttaattttctttttaaatatttttaaattacgtTTTTATTTATCTCGTGTAGGGGTGACACACATGTTATGATGAAGTCTGAGGaaaacttgtggaagtcagttctctccttgcatcatgtgggttccagggatcatactcaggtcatcaggcttggtggcaggcacctttctttactgctgagccaccaAGGCTTAGGGCTTAGACTGGGAGGAGACAGTACATCTTGTGGAAACAGGCATAGAGCTAGGACTTTGCTTCCTGTCAGTGAGAGCAAAACTGTGTATGTATCTTCAGATCTCCATCTCACTATCAAACAGACCCACTGTGACCCCAGGGCAGCTTTTCCAAAGTCATTGCCATGTGTGAAAAGGTGGAAACTAGTGTCAAACAGACCTCATATTTTGGCCCTACCAGTTATTAGTTGTCTTGAAACAATGTGCATCAGTGGGGTTctttttcacatataaaattagaaaaatcactTTATAGTTTGAAGacttaaatgaaaaaatagtgatggggaatgtactgtgtatgttcatcttattgattgttaaataaagtgctgtttggccaatgaggcagcaagttagacgggactaggagtcaaagaggattctgggaaatgtagtagagaagtggtgatccaggcaggaagtgacatagcaggagactcatatttaagcaaggacaaacaggaagtagcccttttcccctccactcttcctccagctgcGCGAtctgatccactggcaagggaggacaccaatggaaggtgtccgataagataagtcttataaaatatatagatttataataattaagactgagctactctgtgagtttgaagcctgcctggtctccagagccagtgctagaataggctccaaagctacacagagaaaccctgtctcgaaaaaccaaaaaaaaaaaaaaaaaaaaaaaaagactgagctaacagatgagaatcctagtcattggccaagcagaatttgtacctaatataagtctctgtatcattttgtccatccacgtggtgggcagaactcgggcggctggcggagactgcccacatggccgtagggctcgggcagcttttgtcagaaagatttatcataacaaaatagAGCATAGTACATACCTTAACTTCATTCTCTTATAAGCTGTTATATCCCAAAATATGCAGCCTGTGCCCACAGATGCTTAGTTATCATAGACATTAATGTATTGTTATGGACTTGCTTACTTGGCAGATTCTGACTAGTCCGTGGCTTTATTGAGGATCCAATGTCTAGCAGAAGACCAAAGTTCACAGGTAAGAAATAATTGTAAAACGAGTTGAGCGAATGAGATAATTTGCTGCTATATCTCCTGTAACgactttgtcttgttttttattttgttttgtttttttttttttttttttgagacagggtctcactcgaAGCCCTAGCTAGCCTGAAACTTGGCTATGTAGGCTAACCTTTTAACTTTcagtgttcctcctgcctctgtttctctgttgctgGAGTTAAAAATGAGCCCGGTAGTTCATGGGAAAACTGAGTCTGTTTCAGTAAGATGATGAAGCAATATTGTTAGGTAGAATGGCCAGTATTTAGGAACTGTGGGTCAGTGATCTTGGCATCCCTTGTTTTGGgactttctaaaatttttaaagaattattgtaGCCGTGCAgttgtggcatatgcctttaatcccagcactcgggaggcagaggcaggcatatctctgtgaattcgagaccatcctggtctacaagagctagttccaggacagcctccaaagccacagagaaaccctgtctcagaaaaactaaaaaaagaattattgtgACCCTCAGAAAACTTTTGCTTATATGGGTTGACATTCAaggttttaggattaaaacaaattttaaatagtaATTACTGctaacaaagaaatgataaacctGTGGCCTGTTAATAtcacatttttatgaaaaataactaTTGCATTATGTGCCCCATTCTTTTCCATGAGGCAAATGTGTTTTAGAATTTTCTGTACTTCATTCCTGACTGACTAACAGACAGTCTTCTGTATGTTTCTTCATTCAGTCTGCTTATAGGGGTTGTTTGGGTGGAAGTCAAGTCTCATATAAATATGCAGTTCAAAAGGGAAGACCCCAGGACTCCTAGTACTCTGAAATAACTCTAAACATCAGAGATCTGAAGCTAGGCATGCAAGTGTGGGCCTGTACTTCTGGTACTGAAGATTATGCGgtgaagcccagcctgggctatatatatAATAAGACTCTTATTTCAAAAgtacaacagcagcaacaacaaaaaatccacagAAAACAGACTATTGATCTGTTGTATCTGTATGCATATgtagaaataacacacacactgAGCCTCATTAATATGTACAATTAGTAAAagtagtttttttaaatttaaaaacacagtatTACTAGTCCAGTTTTAGAGGGAAAATATAGAGTCTGGAAATTGGAGAAAGGACTGGGGCaaagtttgtgtgttttactCTTTGTAACACCTTTATCATTGATTATAGGCTAAAAAAATTTCctaaagaagaaagatcagaagcACCATGATGGACTCAGAAGCACATGATAAGAGGCCCCCAATGTTGACCTCTTCAAACCAGGATTTGTCTCCTCATATTGCGAACGTGGGGGAGATAAAGCATTACTTCTGTGGCTGCTGCGCAGCATTCAGCAATGTGGCGATCACATACCCAGTTCAGAAGATCCTCTTTCGGCAGCAGCTGTATGGCATCAAAACCAGGGATGCAATACTCCAGTTGAGGAGGGATGGGTTTCGAAACTTGTATCGTGGGATCCTGCCCCCACTGATGCAGAAGTCAACCACACTGGCACTCATGTTTGGTTTGTATGAGGATCTGTCACGTCTGCTCCGTAAGCATGTGAGCACTGCTCCCGAGTTTGCCACCAGAAGTGTGGCAGCAGTACTTGCTGGGACAACAGAAGCCATTCTCACTCCATTTGAAAGAGTTCAGACTTTGCTGCAGGACCATAAGCATCATGATAAATTCACAAACACATACCAGGCCTTCCGGGCCCTGAGATGCCATGGAATTGCAGAGTATTACCGAGGCTTGGTACCTATCCTTTTCCGGAATGGATTCAGCAATGTCCTTTTTTTTGGCCTTCGAGGGCCAATTAAGGAGCATCTGCCTACTGCCACTACGAATGGTGCGCATTTGGTCAATGACTTTATCTGTGGAGGTGTGCTGGGTGCCATGCTGGGGTTCTTAAGCTTCCCGATTAATGTTGTGAAAGCCCGAATACAATCTCAGATTGGTGGGCCATTCCAGTCTCTTCCCATGGTCTTCAAGACAATCTGGGTAGAACGGGACAGGAATCTGATCAATCTTTTCAGAGGCGCCCATCTCAATTACCATCGCTCTCTCATCTCCTGGGGAATAATCAATGCAACTTATGAGTTTTTGTTGAAGATTGTATGATGAGGTCACCACATGAAATGTTATTCTTGACCAACTAGACCTAAAGAGAATGCAATTTGGCTTTGCTCCTAATTGGCTTAAATATAGGTTGGTGTCATTAAGTCCAGGCTATAATAAATTACAGACAAAACATtgacaaaaacaataaaaggttTCAATGGCAGATGTCAGGGTTTTGGTTTGATCATTACTCAAGAGCTTTAGGCTGTTACTTGGTAACTAGCCGTGTATCTGATGACCTTTTCAGGGCAGCTGTCAGCCAAGATAGATTCCTTTTCCTCCCGGAAGCGGTTGCTAGGCCTTCTTACAGAGACAGTGGCATCAGCAGCCAGAGCATGTGTTCCTATCCCAGGGCTTCTCAGGCTCACTTTGTCACCTCATTTATTGCTTAGAGACCCACCTCATAGGAGGGTCACCTTCATTAACCCCAAGCGTTGATGGTGGACTGGAGGAGAGCAGACGGAAGTCAGTGTCTTAGCTATATAGTTCCATGATGAATTGTTGGAGTTAGCTGTTGAGATAGTTATTATCCAAACTCCTTTTATTGAGCAGCTAATGGAAGCTTCCATTTCACTGTTCAGCTTTgaacattttctatttaattctGAATATGACTTTAAGCCCTTCCAGAATGTCCTTGTGCTTTTTTACTGAATTCATTGCCAAAAGATAGGGTGACCTAGTTAGCTTCTGTCATGGGCTTCATCCTGTTAAGCTGTTCACTGCACTATCTACTGTTTTTGCTTGGCTTCTTTGTGCTACTGGTGCCAGTGTAGCTGACCAGTCGGGGCATTGTCCCTTGTGAGTAGTAACTGTCATGTTCGTCATCCTATTCTCTGATactagacttaaaaaaaaaaataaactcttccataaAGTCTTATTTTGGGAGTCTATTAATACaattccaggtttttttttttcttggtttctcagTGCTGCATAGCGAGGTGCGAAGTGGAGGACAGGTTTTTCCAGTGCTTGTTCTCCTATTTCTTTGCAAAGAGACTTCTTCAGGGCTCTGACATTCTAGGAGCCACTAGGACAGCGCAAGGGGGTCTGGTCTAACTGAGAGTATCTGATTCCTGGAGCTCAGGTAGGGTTTAACTGGCACAGTCGGGGCCAAGGAATCACAGAGTTATATTCTGGGTAAATGTAACATGACTTAAAATCCAACTGAAATAAATGCATTCTGGAGAAGTAGTTtatgaatctttaaaaagttgTCTGTAAACACTAGATAGTTAACTTGTTTTCCAGGATTTGTCATGAGAGAGTTagcttgtcttttttctttccatggtgctagtgattgaacccagggtcttgcataTCCTAGGCAAGCGCTACCCACTGAGCAACACTCCAGCCTcccccagttttgtttttgagacaggatctcaacatatagtccaggctggtcttgaacttacagaggtccacctggctctgccttctgagtgctaggattaattaaaggcatgagctgctGTACCTGGCATCTCCAGTCTTTAAAGGTTTCTTAGAGATTTTCATCTCTCTGAGTAATTGCGGACAAGTATGTGCTCATATCTACAAACTGAAATCCGACCCTCAACTGGAGTTTGCTAGAAGTTTCTGGGGCAGGTAATCCAAAACAGCTGTTTATCTGTAACTACACTAAAGCTggtaaaataaactttcttccagCTGTGAAGGTTGGGAGCATAGTAAGCATTGGGGTGGCAGTAACAGAGCAACTCTGATGGAAGGAAGATTTtgtgcagtgcagtgcagtgcagaCATGCAGGTGTGAGGACTTGAGAATTTGACCCAGATAAATTTTAGTAGTACTGTGGCTTCAGTTAAAATTTGAAGGGGAAGAACTCTCACAAATAAAAGATGACAGCATGAACACCCACAGCATGGTGAAGGTGAGTTAATCAGGGATTAAGTTACAGGGCTTCTTCTTCCTTGGCCCTGGGCATGAGCTTCACTGGCCTTCAGTGATAGGCTTGTTTTCTTTCCACTCCACGCAGGTGGTAGAGGCTTCAGCTGTAAAGCACTCCTAGGAAGCACATGAGGATTATAAGGGTAATGCTTTGGCTTTTACTGTCTCAATTATgtgcattttaaaagaattagaaactttttaatgatttttaacttttaagcaTTTTTGTCACTCTTCGAGCTCTTGAAGACTGAACTGCAGTATATTACAGAGATTGCTTTGTCTCCTATAAATTTAAGCTTGACAAAAAAATTCATAATTTGTAACCCACTTTGTCTGAACTTTTATGCTGGTATGTAATTAATAGATTCTAACTAGTGTGGCGATATTTTTTACAGGCAAACCTGATTAAAGAACTCTGAAAAGCTTTAAAGTGGCCTTTCTGTTACATGTGTGGCACAGGTGGCTCATGAGTACGGGACACTTGTGTCCTGTGCATCTTATCTGATGCCATCAGACACACGAGTTTTGCATTTAACACACTTGAGTGCTGTGAACCTTCAGGACTGCACCAGTCCAACACAGCCTTTGCATGGTGGCAAGTTATCTTGTTTCATTTGTGGTAAGAGACAGATGTGTGTGACTATCAACATCCATCTTGTGGTTGGCCATATAATCACTTGCTACATATTGTGACCCCGTGCAATAAAGCagaattatacatatatgtatgtatatataattaccTTTGGGTCCCCGAAGTCCCTAAGATCAATTATAATGTAGATAAGGCCACAAACTTGTAAGGCGCAGAGTGCTGGCTTTGAGTGAGTGGCTGCCATCGGATGAACTCTGGTTGGAAGGAGGTCAGTGCAGTATGTGGTGTGGTCACAGACAAGGCCACAAGACTATTGGCAGTAAGGCACTTATACTTGGTTCTTTATGTTCAATGTATTTTTCTcatgtacaaataaatacatatcaaAAATTTGAATATGTTCTCTTGAGATTGAAAGAGTTctaattatttttgttagttttggctttggtttttcaagacagggtttccctgtgtagccctcactgtcctagaacttgctctgtagaccaggctggcctcaaactcacagagatccacctgcctctgtctcctgagtgttgagattaaaggtgagtgctgctgggcggtggtggtgcctccaaagtcatagagaaaccctgtcttaacacctaccccaggggaaaaaaaagggcGAGTGCCACCTCCTCCTGGctgatttctgatttttaatgCTCTTTGCTTGCCTTATTGATGCGGAGGCAGGTCTACAtaatctttgcttcttttttgtttctgttttttgagacagggtttctctgtgtagctttggagcctatcctagtactcgctctggagaccaggctggcctcaaactcacagagacccgcctgcctctgcctcccgagtgctgggattaaaggcatgtgccaccaatgccccgccatattctttttatatttataaagtgACTAAACACAAAGCTTTAGTTGCTCCATTGAGTTGTGGCTGAGTTTGAGTAAATTTGTGTTAACTTTTGGTAAGTGGAATACAATTTGGTGTTTTATGGCTGGGTGGTCTCTTGCCACTAGTGCTTTTTTAGGGGGTGTAGTAGTCTGCAATCTTTCTTGATAAAGATTAGCACACTGGCTCAGAAATTCACCTGGAGGCTGAGCTAGAGCACCACACGTCTTGTTTAGGAGGGCTTGATCTCACCTTCACTGCAgagcattttgtttcttttttaaagagacaggttctctttttttctaggttttatttatcatgtatatagtgttctgcctacatatatgcctgcaggccagaagagggcaccagatctcattatagacggttgtgagccaccatgtggttgctaggaattgaactcaggacctctggaaaagctcttaacctctgagccatctctccagcctgcatctTAAATGcttctctccattctctctcattcagtttgtcagtcatttctgCTGTAGATCCTCCCCTCTAGGTTATGCTTCCTAGGGGTAAATGGTCTGGATATTTGTGCTTTGTCACATCTTTGGTCTTTACTGAAGAAGTGCTGCTGTCAATAacggcctgtgagcatgtctataaggacaattcttttttttttttcttcttctttggagatgggagtctcactgtgtagctccaaACGGTCtggaaactcattatgtaggccATGTTTGCCAGGATCCACCTCGccctgcttctgagtgctgggatattttcttgattgctaatttaTCTAAaaggacccagcccactgggCGGAGccaagtgggcctgggctgtataagggAACAGAATGAGAGCTTGGAAGCAAGCCAGTTGGCAGTCTCCGTTCCTGTTTTCCACGTGGGTCCCGGGTTCCACCTTGCCTTCCCTCCATGGCGGACTGTAAGGTGAAGTAAACCTTTCCTTGGGTTGCAtttggttagtgttttgtcacagcaaccagGGAGCAACGGACATGTCCAATTTTAAGTGGCTCTCTGACTGGAAAAAGCTGAGGTCCCATAAGGGCTGGCTAGGCGAGAGAGACCCAATTCTAGGATTgtaatttctggttttgtttaggAAAGTTCCGTGTACCTACCAGTATTAAGAGTCTGCACTTACCACAGAACATTGGCTGCCTAACAAATTCtaaggaaaatggaaagctcttTTTATTGAGTGCTGACTCATAGGCTGAATTAGGTTGTGTGCACCCCTGGGGGGTGGGAACATTGTAAGAAATATCAGAGTCACCCATGTTCAGTAGGTGCATGTAGAGCTCATAAGTGAATCACAGATAAACATGCGGCACCAGGCTCGTCTTCCTGGCTGACAGGCGGCACCTGCTCAAGTAGATGCCTGGGTGCTTGTTAGTTTCCCATAGGACTGAAAAGCTTGATCTGCTATGGGACGAAACTCATGTCAGAAAAACAAGGagctctccagcctccagaggaTGAGGTGTTTGGAGTGGAGCCATGCTACAGAAGCAGGAAAGATTGTACCTCCTTGAAGAACCCAAATGGTGAGGAATTCAaaggatctctgttgagtttaaagacattaaagacagcctggtctacaaagtgagttctagggcagatagggctacagagaaaccctgtttaaaaaaaaaaaaaaaaagttagatatTTAACAGATTTACTCAAACTCACAGTCACATAAATCAAAAGTACAAGCAAAGTTTTATGTCAAGCCATGATGAATAATGAAAAGAGGAAACACATGGAAAGCTACCACACATACACCCAAATCTATATTGGGAGGAGCTGTGTTTGCTTTGGGAGAGGTGGCAGGATCAGGGAAGGGGCTAGAGTATTCTGTTTAGGGTGTTGGAGTTCACAGGCACATTTATCTGAATTTAGCTAATGTATAGTTAATACTTGTATTTTgtatctaaattttattttaaaattacactatAAATTTATTGGGTGAAGGATGGGTACAGATACAATACAAAAGTGTCTAAATTAAATGGATTGATGAgtgctgggagttggtggtgcacacctttattcccagcacttgggaggcagaggcaggcggatctctgtgagttcgaggccagcctggtctcca
This DNA window, taken from Cricetulus griseus strain 17A/GY chromosome 2, alternate assembly CriGri-PICRH-1.0, whole genome shotgun sequence, encodes the following:
- the LOC100765224 gene encoding solute carrier family 25 member 51 isoform X2 — protein: MMDSEAHDKRPPMLTSSNQDLSPHIANVGEIKHYFCGCCAAFSNVAITYPVQKILFRQQLYGIKTRDAILQLRRDGFRNLYRGILPPLMQKSTTLALMFGLYEDLSRLLRKHVSTAPEFATRSVAAVLAGTTEAILTPFERVQTLLQDHKHHDKFTNTYQAFRALRCHGIAEYYRGLVPILFRNGFSNVLFFGLRGPIKEHLPTATTNGAHLVNDFICGGVLGAMLGFLSFPINVVKARIQSQIGGPFQSLPMVFKTIWVERDRNLINLFRGAHLNYHRSLISWGIINATYEFLLKIV